The following nucleotide sequence is from Pseudomonas sessilinigenes.
AGTCCTGGGCGCTGGAGCCCAGGCCGTGGACCAGTAGCAGGGGCTCGCCCCGGCCGTATTCCTCATAGTGCAGGGTGCAACCTTCATGTTCGAAATACGCCATGGCAGAACTCCTGTTCTGGTAAATGGGACGTCAGGCTTGCTCGGGTGCGGCAAAGGGCGCATCCAGGGGCGCGGTGTCGAAGGTGCGCAACAGTTCCACGAGGATCTGCGTCGCCGGGCCCAGGGGTTTGTCCTTGTTGGAATAGAGAAAGAACGTCGGATGGCGGCTGCCGCCCTGGTCCAGGGGCAGCACCTTGAGCAGGCCCTCGTGCAGCTCGCGCTCGATCATGTGCCGTGGTAGCCAGGCGAAGCCCAGGCCGCTGCTGACGAACTTCGCCGCGGTGGCCAGGCTGCCAACCGTCCAGCGCTGCTCGGCACCCAGCCAGCCCACGTCCCGCGGTTGTTGGCGGCCGGAATCGCGAATCACCACTTGCAGTTGGCTTTCCAGGTCCTGGAAGTGCAACTGCCGTTGCAGGCGGTGCAGGGCGTGTTCCGGATGGGCCACGGCGACGAACTCCACCGAACTCATCTCGGTGCCCAGGTAACCTGGAATATTGAAGCCGCTGATGGCCAGGTCGGCGACGCCTTCGAGCAGCACTTCCTCGACTCCAGACAGCACTTCCTCGCGCAGGCGCACACGGCAGCCGCGGCTCTGCGGCATGAAGGCGGTGAGGGCGCGGACCAGCCGTGCATTGGGGTAGGCGGCATCCACCACCAGCCGCACCTCGGCTTCCCAGCCTTGCT
It contains:
- a CDS encoding LysR family transcriptional regulator; the protein is MKAPRVTLDQWRTLQAVVDHGGFAQAAEALHRSQSSVSYTVARMQDQLGVPLLRIDGRKAVLTEAGGVLLRRSRQLVKQASQLEDLAHHMEQGWEAEVRLVVDAAYPNARLVRALTAFMPQSRGCRVRLREEVLSGVEEVLLEGVADLAISGFNIPGYLGTEMSSVEFVAVAHPEHALHRLQRQLHFQDLESQLQVVIRDSGRQQPRDVGWLGAEQRWTVGSLATAAKFVSSGLGFAWLPRHMIERELHEGLLKVLPLDQGGSRHPTFFLYSNKDKPLGPATQILVELLRTFDTAPLDAPFAAPEQA